A genomic window from Luteolibacter sp. LG18 includes:
- the dapB gene encoding 4-hydroxy-tetrahydrodipicolinate reductase, with product MINLLVTGKSGRMGQAILQAAEADPAVTVTSTHDAGEDLAKAFNGVDCVIDFTMHKFTREVVETALKTGTRLVIGTTGHTDEERAFIAEAAKTIPIIFASNYSVGVNTLFWLTQKAAQILNQDRFDIEVIEMHHKHKIDAPSGTARRILEILNEETGTSYQTDIAHGRVGNVGPRKPREIGMHTLRGGDVVGDHTVVFAADGERVELTHKASSRLTFAAGAVRAAAWLADKPAGLYDMQDVLGLK from the coding sequence GGCCAGGCCATCCTCCAGGCCGCCGAAGCCGATCCCGCCGTCACCGTCACCTCCACCCACGATGCCGGCGAGGACCTCGCCAAGGCCTTCAACGGCGTGGACTGCGTGATCGATTTCACCATGCACAAGTTCACCCGCGAGGTGGTGGAAACCGCGCTGAAGACCGGCACCCGCCTGGTGATCGGCACCACCGGCCACACCGATGAGGAACGCGCCTTCATCGCCGAAGCCGCGAAGACCATCCCGATCATCTTCGCCTCGAACTACTCGGTGGGCGTGAACACGCTGTTCTGGCTCACCCAGAAGGCCGCCCAGATCCTCAACCAGGACCGCTTCGACATCGAGGTGATCGAGATGCACCACAAGCACAAGATCGACGCCCCCTCCGGCACCGCCCGCCGCATCCTGGAGATCCTCAATGAGGAAACCGGCACCTCCTACCAGACGGACATCGCCCACGGCCGCGTCGGCAACGTCGGCCCGCGCAAGCCGCGCGAGATCGGCATGCACACGCTGCGCGGTGGCGACGTGGTCGGCGACCACACCGTCGTCTTCGCCGCGGATGGCGAGCGCGTCGAGCTGACCCACAAGGCCAGCTCCCGCCTCACCTTCGCCGCCGGTGCCGTGCGCGCCGCCGCCTGGCTCGCCGACAAGCCCGCCGGGCTGTACGACATGCAGGACGTGCTGGGGTTGAAGTGA